From a region of the Mycosarcoma maydis chromosome 7, whole genome shotgun sequence genome:
- a CDS encoding 3-keto-steroid reductase (related to ERG27 - 3-keto sterol reductase): protein MSTAASTSSQAKQLRPVILVTGANAGVGFGICQRLLVQLSSPTPSDTLPNHPQLYSDPTIQPTPTPFSAADGCTIILACRNPIKAHKARQQLQQLLKWIENLPEHEDTPTGPPESWAFAFDADSKDDKLTDPETEQDIRDTPHEDADPALVAHAQENNVRRRRKQRKALANGDDTSQDPSAHLESEADKVDDGDSLGSPDLNASLEQRNKRANAWYRRRFCQGTRIEFVPLDLGSMGSALECARMVRERYSHVTHVVLNAGSSAWTGMNWFHAVWMIMTQFRYAVTWPAYKMQRAGDKSDDDFGWVWQCNVGAHWILVRALLPSLRATPYSVPSRIIWTSSVEAFSKYYEASDYQCLDVAKSPLPYESVKYQCELAAFGLDDALQTRRMRTQPGTPMEERSTMLGMSSTGSESMHRSASSASGTAPHGFLGLPPASRPVPGQPEPRSFLAHPGVVASTMMSQFVASWVTIFVVASFYIARWVGSPHHPIDPFKGAISVSYACLAPDPDPKKRYGSRSDFWGREYVGIEKIEYYRSQLGGAGPGVGARLALAGIDPDTVQGDVSDAGRVLAMAREYVGLCERIARQVWRSARRGDLPPWSSLAGDEFVVQEHMHQLSIEDDHGQQNLDAEDARPPAPSNDAGPAITLKTTTVPSSGPSTDDKEWEKVQ from the coding sequence ATGTCCACTGCCGCCTCTACCAGCtcgcaagccaagcagctgcggcCTGTGATCCTCGTCACTGGTGCCAACGCTGGTGTCGGCTTTGGTATCTGCCAGAGGCTGCTGGTTCAGCTCTCATCTCCTACGCCGAGTGACACGCTTCCAAATCATCCGCAACTGTACTCTGACCCGACAATCCAGCCCACGCCGACGCCGTTTTCCGCAGCAGACGGAtgcaccatcatcctcgcATGCCGTAACCCCATCAAAGCTCACAAGGCGAGGCAACAGCTCCaacagctgctcaagtgGATCGAGAACCTTCCAGAACACGAAGATACCCCGACCGGCCCTCCAGAGAGCTGGGCTTTCGCCTTTGATGCCGACTCGAAGGATGACAAGCTGACCGACCCTGAGACGGAGCAAGACATCCGTGACACACCGCACGAAGATGCTGATCCTGCTTTGGTCGCCCATGCACAGGAGAACAACgtgaggaggagaaggaaaCAGAGGAAAGCGCTTGCCAATGGAGATGACACCAGCCAAGACCCAAGCGCGCATTTGGAGTCGGAAGCCGACAAGGTGGACGATGGCGACTCGCTTGGCTCGCCTGACCTCAACGCTAGCCTGGAGCAGCGAAACAAGCGCGCCAATGCATGGTATCGCCGTCGCTTCTGTCAAGGTACTCGCATAGAGTTTGTACCGCTCGACCTCGGCAGCATGGGCAGTGCTCTGGAATGCGCGCGCATGGTGCGAGAGAGATACTCGCACGTCACGCACGTGGTGCTCAACGCTGGTTCGTCAGCATGGACCGGTATGAACTGGTTCCATGCGGTGTGGATGATCATGACGCAGTTTCGATACGCTGTTACCTGGCCGGCATACAAGATGCAGCGTGCAGGTGATaagagcgacgatgacTTTGGCTGGGTGTGGCAATGCAATGTCGGCGCGCACTGGATACTGGTGCGAGCCTTGCTGCCGTCGCTGCGTGCAACGCCTTACTCGGTGCCCTCACGCATCATCTGGACTAGCTCGGTCGAAGCTTTCTCCAAGTACTACGAAGCCAGCGACTACCAGTGCCTGGATGTAGCCAAGTCGCCGCTTCCTTATGAATCGGTCAAGTATCAGTGCGAGCTCGCCGCCTTTGGACTGGACGATGCCCTCCAGACTCGGCGTATGCGCACTCAGCCTGGCACGCCCATGGAAGAGCGTTCAACGATGTTGGGTATGTCGAGCACAGGAAGCGAAAGCATGCACCGCTCCGCCTCATCAGCGAGTGGCACTGCTCCGCATGGCTTCCTCGGGCTCCCACCTGCTTCGCGTCCAGTGCCTGGGCAACCCGAGCCCCGGAGCTTCCTGGCACATCCAGGAGTGGTGGCGTCTACTATGATGTCTCAATTCGTTGCATCGTGGGTAACGATATTCGTGGTGGCAAGCTTCTACATTGCACGATGGGTGGGCTCGCCGCACCATCCCATCGACCCGTTCAAGGGAGCTATTTCGGTCAGTTACGCCTGCCTGGCACCGGATCCCGACCCCAAGAAGCGATATGGCAGCCGGTCCGACTTTTGGGGACGCGAGTATGTGGGCATCGAGAAGATCGAATATTACCGCTCGCAGCTGGGGGGAGCTGGACCAGGCGTAGGCGCGCGGTTGGCACTGGCAGGGATTGATCCTGACACGGTACAAGGCGACGTTTCGGATGCGGGGCGAGTGCTGGCCATGGCACGCGAGTACGTTGGCTTGTGCGAAAGGATAGCACGCCAGGTGTGgcgaagcgcaagaaggGGCGATCTGCCTCCCTGGAGCTCGCTCGCCGGTGACGAATTTGTTGTGCAAGAGCACATGCATCAGCTTTCAATCGAAGACGACCATGGGCAGCAGAATCTTGATGCCGAAGATGCGCGGCCGCCGGCGCCGTCGAACGATGCTGGTCCCGCCATCACACTCAAGACGACGACCGTGCCGAGTAGTGGCCCCTCGACGGATGATAAAGAATGGGAGAAAGTGCAATGA
- a CDS encoding uncharacterized protein (related to BAG7 - Rho GTPase activating protein) codes for MPAPLAKSTSRGNASIQSYPAGNVQHISSPALASTSQLQSVPSWPKMATASQDEHASTKAGLKAWWASFTKSRYSKDKKQIENRVFGVPLRQSLKYASVAISIAGEDGQQYVWGYVPVVVAKVGLYLKENATEVEGVFRIAGSQKRMKELQETFDTPPRYGKSVDWSKYSVHDAASVLRRYFNHMPEPVVPHDLYTEFRNIRAKEQFDQAGAIKTYRLLISSMPSASQYLLLYVLDLLAVFARKSDKNLMPSSNLAVIFQPGMFSHPSHELSPGEHKLAVQVLEFLIDHQDHFVLGMSPQPASQLPQDELTAVSKPITDEDILVASESDEEQGELEVHQGGGARLMRSKTTKPKTKRYGFGRSRRANEDDNGSEIDELSSQPLRASDKSPASEEMLTNLKPATGLRRSRTTPSRKPAEGVSPARKGRRPRASAGDKRAAEEEHRRIVAALIPPPPEPKSQTMQKASSSTNHVQSKTSRTSTDSGLAPPAAASMRKALSATEATTIPASATSVTPSASLDHDNTGLPTPPPSKILGAEASAPASVTTTAEAP; via the coding sequence ATGCCAGCGCCACTCGCCAAATCCACATCTCGAGGCAACGCCTCGATTCAAAGCTACCCCGCCGGCAACGTGCAACACATTTCGTCTCCCGCGCTAGCTTCCACATCGCAGCTTCAATCGGTCCCTTCATGGCCCAAAATGGCTACCGCCTCCCAAGACGAACATGCTTCCACCAAAGCTGGCTTGAAAGCATGGTGGGCTTCATTCACCAAAAGCCGTTACAGCAAGGACAAAAAGCAGATCGAGAATCGTGTCTTTGGTGTACCTCTCCGTCAGTCTCTCAAGTATGCCAGTGTtgccatctcgatcgctgGTGAGGATGGCCAGCAGTACGTGTGGGGCTATGTAcccgtcgtcgtcgctaAAGTAGGTCTGTATCTCAAGGAGAATGCAACCGAAGTCGAGGGTGTCTTTCGTATCGCTGGCTCGCAGAAGAGGATGAAGGAGCTCCAAGAGACTTTTGACACTCCGCCTCGCTACGGAAAGTCGGTCGACTGGTCCAAGTATAGCGTTCACGACGCCGCTAGCGTCTTGCGCAGATACTTTAACCACATGCCAGAGCCCGTCGTGCCGCACGACCTGTACACTGAGTTCAGAAACATCCGCGCCAAGGAGCAATTCGATCAAGCAGGGGCTATCAAGACGTATCGCCTCCTCATCTCGAGCATGCCATCGGCTAGTCAGTATCTGCTTCTTTACGTGCTCGACCTTCTCGCCGTGTTTGCCCGCAAGTCGGACAAGAACCTGATGCCCTCGAGCAATCTAGCCGTCATCTTCCAGCCGGGCATGTTTTCGCATCCTTCTCACGAGCTCTCGCCGGGCGAGCACAAGTTGGCCGTCCAAGTACTCGAATTTCTCATCGATCACCAGGATCATTTCGTGCTTGGTATGTCGCCTCAGCCTGCCTCGCAGCTACCGCAGGACGAGCTGACGGCTGTGTCCAAGCCGATTACCGACGAAGATATCTTGGTGGCCTCGGAAAGCGACGAAGAGCAAGGTGAGCTCGAAGTGCACCAAGGCGGAGGTGCGCGTCTCATGCGTAGCAAGACGACCAAGCCAAAAACCAAACGCTATGGCTTTGGCCGATCTCGCCGCGCCAATGAGGATGACAATGGtagcgagatcgacgagctttCGTCGCAGCCTTTACGAGCATCTGATAAAAGTCCTGCCAGTGAAGAAATGTTGACCAATCTCAAGCCAGCAACGGGACTGCGCCGTAGTCGTACCACGCCGTCACGCAAGCCTGCCGAAGGTGTCTCGCCAGCGCGCAAGGGTCGACGTCCGCGCGCCTCTGCAGGCGATAAACGCgctgccgaggaggagcacCGGAGGATCGTGGCAGCGCTCATCCCGCCACCTCCAGAGCCCAAGTcgcagacgatgcagaagGCGAGCTCATCCACCAACCACGTGCAGTCCAAGACCTCGAGAACGTCGACCGATTCTGGATTGGCTCCACCTGCTGCCGCATCGATGCGCAAGGCGCTCTCGGCCACAGAGGCAACCACTATTCCCGCGTCTGCCACCAGCGTCACCCCGTCCGCATCCTTGGATCACGACAACACAGGTCTTCCCACACCGCCACCGTCCAAGATCCTGGGCGCAGAGGCGAGCGCACCGGCATCGGTAACCACAACAGCCGAGGCTCCATAA
- a CDS encoding putative UDP-N-acetylglucosamine pyrophosphorylase: protein MSISPVDITSLKQRYEKAGQSHLFAFWDTLAAEQQAELAQQLDELDVSRVNQVFHTAIKADEEARAGKSHQVQPPPPSSVENTIQGEADPAKVEQFRNVGLNAIAQGQVGVLLMAGGQGTRLGSSAPKGCYDIGLPSHKSLFQIQAERILSLQKLAAKHANSSSSSSSSSSSGVIIPWYIMTSGPTRKDTEAFFDQHKYFGLEKQNIIFFEQGTLPCLSLEGKILLETPSKVATAPDGNGGLYRALRTPYNKGHPETVISDLEKRGIKYLHAYGVDNCLVKVGDPVFLGVCLQQDVQVGVKVVKKENPKESVGVVALRDGKFGVVEYSEIPEALSEARDANGELSFRAANIVNHFYTTKFLADDVPAFEPEMAFHIARKKIPTIDLTTGQPVKPSTPNGMKLELFVFDVFPFCGDKLAVHEVARQEEFSPLKNAKGTGVDDQDTSRRDLLAQQSRWLRAAGAKIADDVEIELSPLLTYSGEGLDKFAGQTLSQSGNIEP, encoded by the coding sequence ATGTCGATCTCACCGGTGGACATCACAAGCCTCAAACAGAGGTACGAGAAGGCTGGTCAATCACATCTCTTTGCCTTTTGGGATACCTTggctgctgagcaacaagctgagctcgctcaacagctcgacgaacTCGACGTATCGCGCGTCAACCAGGTCTTTCACACCGCCATCAAGGCagacgaagaggcgagGGCCGGCAAGTCGCATCAGGTACAACCACCGCCGCCTTCGTCCGTCGAGAACACCATTCAAGGCGAAGCAGACCCCgccaaagttgagcagTTCCGCAATGTTGGCCTCAACGCAATTGCCCAAGGTCAAGTCGGAGTTCTCTTGATGGCTGGTGGCCAGGGCACACGTCTCGGCTCGAGTGCTCCCAAAGGTTGCTACGACATTGGTCTTCCGTCCCACAAGAGCTTATTCCAGATCCAAGCTGAGCGCATCCTCTCTCTCCAGAAGCTTGCCGCCAAGCACGCCAACAgttcctcctcctccagcagctcgtccagcagTGGCGTCATCATCCCTTGGTACATTATGACCTCTGGACCCACGCGCAAAGACACGGAAGCATTTTTCGACCAACACAAGTACTTTGGTCTCGAAAAGCAAAACATTATTTTCTTCGAGCAAGGTACTCTTCCATGTCTCTCGCTAGAGGGCAAGATCCTTCTTGAGACACCTAGCAAGGTCGCCACTGCTCCAGACGGCAACGGCGGCTTGTACCGCGCCCTTCGAACGCCGTATAACAAAGGTCATCCCGAAACCGTCATTTCCGATCTCGAAAAACGCGGCATCAAGTACCTCCACGCGTACGGTGTGGACAACTGTCTTGTCAAAGTTGGCGACCCTGTTTTCCTCGGCGTCTGTTTGCAGCAGGATGTTCAGGTTGgcgtcaaagtcgtcaAGAAGGAGAACCCTAAAGAGTCGGTTGGCGTTGTTGCACTTCGCGACGGCAAGTTTGGAGTGGTCGAATACTCGGAGATTCCAGAGGCATTGAGCGAAGCGCGCGATGCCAACGGTGAGCTCTCGTTCCGAGCCGCCAACATTGTCAACCACTTCTACACGACTAAGTTCCTCGCAGATGATGTACCTGCCTTTGAACCCGAGATGGCCTTCCACATCGCGCGCAAGAAGATTCCCACCATCGATTTGACTACAGGCCAACCGGTCAAGCCCTCTACACCCAACGGCatgaagctcgagctgttcgtCTTTGACGTCTTCCCCTTCTGCGGCGACAAGCTTGCCGTCCACGAAGTTGCAAGACAAGAAGAGTTCAGCCCGCTTAAGAACGCAAAAGGAACCGGTGTTGACGACCAGGACACTTCGCGCCGAGATCTTCTTGCCCAACAGAGCCGATGGCTCCGCGCTGCAGGTGCCAAGATCGCGGATGACGTCGAAATCGAGCTCAGCCCGCTCCTCACATACAGTGGCGAGGGACTCGACAAGTTTGCTGGTCAGACTCTGTCGCAATCTGGCAACATTGAGCCTTGA
- a CDS encoding 40S ribosomal protein uS14, translating into MTFQTLWYSHPRKFGKGSRQCRVCGNQGGIIRKYGLDICRQCFRERADQIGFHKYR; encoded by the exons ATGACTTTCCAGACCCTGTGGTACAGCCACCCCCGAAAGTTTGGCAAGGGCTCCCGCCAGTG CCGTGTTTGCGGTAACCAGGGTGGTATCATCCGAAAGTACGGCCTCGACATCTGCCGTCAGTGCTTCCGTGAGCGCGCTGACCAGATCGGCTTCCACAAGTACCGTTAA
- a CDS encoding uncharacterized protein (related to PHO84 - high-affinity inorganic phosphate transporter) yields the protein MENTKTQEVDVGLQADIKREKTNEHVKAANPGQLEKQVSPNSDLAVRPDSEAVDDMYERKVYILNKVLNEHIGMGKVQWQLFLLSGWGWMADNLWLQGVAIILPQVSREFNIQSNIRWMTFALYCGLICGAAIWGVLADVIGRRPSFNITLCIAGIFGIAAGGAPNFVGLGGLLAALGFGLGGNLPVDGMMFLEFIPANRQYLLTLLSVFWALGQLLASLVAWAFIANYSCDGYESNTPGTNTVPCDVSRNMGWRYTFYTLGALTFVMFIARFFVFRLPESPKFYLSKGMDAEAVAVLKEIARRNGKPLGDDIISVEIFRSAAGQEADMDVRSVEDEPTGFKAIISAPRRMLKSFEHVSFTPDLSHVRPLFYGWRMATTTTILWILWSLIGLAYPLYNAFLPIYLSEAQGVEDTSSVDTTYRNYAIISICGIPGSIIAAWLVELPRSGRRGALGIGTILTGVFLFLFTTASNEGAVLGFNCAAAVVQNIMYGVLYCITPEVLPAPHRGTGDGIAAALNRIFGAMAPIIGIYAGGTAPLYVAASLFLFSGVLAFFIPLESRGKSAL from the exons ATGGAGAACACCAAGACGCAAGAGGTCGACGTCGGCCTTCAGGCCGATATCAAGCGCGAAAAGACCAATGAGCACGTCAAGGCTGCCAACCCGGGCCAGCTGGAAAAGCAGGTCAGCCCTAACTCGGATCTTGCCGTTCGCCCCGATAGCGAGGCGGTTGATGACATGTATGAGCGCAAGGTCTACATCCTCAACAAGGTGCTCAACGAGCACATCGGCATGGGCAAGGTTCAATGGCAGCTTTTCCTCCTCTCTGGCTGGGGCTGGATGGCCGATAACCTGTGGCTCCAAGGAGTCGCCATTATTCTGCCTCAAGTCTCGCGTGAATTCAACATCCAGAGCAACATTCGCTGGATGACGTTTGCGCTCTACTGCGGTCTTATCTGTGGCGCTGCCATTTGGGGTGTTTTGGCGGATGTCATCGGCCGTCGTCCCTCATTCAATATTACCCTCTGCATCGCTGGCATCTTCGGTATCGCCGCCGGTGGCGCACCTAACTTTGTCGGTCTTGGCGGCCTCCTCGCCGCTCTCGGTTTCGGTCTCGGCGGCAATCTCCCAGTCGACGGTATGATGTTTCTCGAATTCATCCCCGCTAACAGACAGTACCTGCTCACGCTGCTCTCTGTCTTTTGGGCGCTCGGACAgctgctcgcttcgctcgTCGCATGGGCTTTCATTGCCAACTATTCGTGCGACGGCTACGAGAGCAACACGCCCGGCACCAACACTGTCCCTTGCGACGTTTCGCGCAACATGGGCTGGCGATACACGTTCTATACGCTCGGTGCCCTCACCTTTGTCATGTTCATCGCCCGCTTCTTTGTCTTTCGTCTTCCCGAATCGCCCAAGTTTTACTTGTCAAAGGGCATGGATGCTGAGGCCGTCGCTGTGCTCAAGGAGATCGCCCGCAGGAACGGCAAGCCGCTCGGCGATGACATTATCTCGGTCGAAATCTTCAGGTCAGCTGCTGGCCAAGAGGCAGATATGGACGTCCGTTCCGTCGAAGACGAGCCCACTGGTTTCAAGGCGATCATCTCTGCTCCTCGCCGCATGCTGAAGAGTTTCGAACACGTATCGTTCACCCCCGACCTCTCGCACGTCAGGCCCCTGTTTTACGGCTGGAGGATGgcgaccaccaccaccatcctATGGATTCTCTGGTCGCTTATCGGTCTCGCCTATCCTCTCTACAACGCCTTCCTGCCCATTTACCTGTCAGAAGCACAGGGCGTCGAGGATACTTCTTCGGTCGACACGACCTACCGCAACTATGCCATTATTTCGATTTGCGGTATTCCCGGCTCCATTATCGCCGCATGGCTGGTCGAGCTCCCCAGGTCTGGACGTCGCGGCgctctcggcatcggcacCATCTTGACTGGCGTCTTCCTTTTCCTGTTCACCACCGCCTCGAACGAAGGCGCCGTGCTCGGTTTCAACTGTGCTGCCGCCGTGGTGCAGAACATCATGTATGGT GTCCTTTACTGCATTACTCCCGAAGTGCTTCCCGCTCCTCATCGAGGAACTGGCGATGGTATCGCTGCCGCCCTCAACCGTATCTTTGGTGCGATGGCGCccatcatcggcatctACGCAGGTGGTACCGCACCACTCTACGTCGCTGCATcactcttcctcttctcgGGTGTTCTCGCCTTCTTCATCCCACTCGAGTCGCGAGGAAAGTCTGCACTCTGA
- a CDS encoding 60S ribosomal protein uL4 translates to MAARPTVNVRGLDGAASGSLPLPAVFTAPIRPDVVQLVHTNVAKNKRQPYAVSTKAGHQTSAESWGTGRAVARIPRVGGGGTHRSGQAAFGNMVRGGHMFAPTKLWRRWFIKTNQNQKRYATASALAATAVPSLVLARGHRVEELEEIPLVVADAAESLTKTKEAIALLKSVNAYNDVVKVSNSRKIRAGVGKLRNRRHTQRRGPLVIYNKDAGIVKAFRNVPGVELCSVERLNLLQLAPGGHLGRFVIFTQSAFGRLDEVFAAKTGFTLPKAKIANTDVTRIINSDEIQSVVRAKGPAKTTRPFTQRKNPLKNRAVLFRLNPYAQAAIRSEIRAQAAKKSGFKKEAKQPVAKEFLQLLHAN, encoded by the exons ATGGCTGCTAGACCCA CTGTCAACGTGAGGGGCCTCGATGGCGCGGCCTCGGGCTCGCTCCCCCTCCCCGCAGTCTTCACTGCCCCTATCCGACCTGACGTTGTTCAGCTCGTTCACA CCAACGttgccaagaacaagcgtCAGCCCTATGCCGTCTCCACTAAGGCTGGTCACCAGACCTCTGCCGAGTCCTGGGGTACCGGTCGTGCCGTCGCTCGTATCCCCCGTgtcggcggtggtggtaCCCACCGATCCGGTCAGGCCGCCTTCGGTAACATGGTCCGTGGTGGTCACATGTTCGCCCCCACCAAGCTGTGGCGCCGATGGTTCATCAAGACCAACCAGAACCAGAAGCGTTACGCTACCGCCTCTGCTCTGgctgccaccgccgtcccctcgctcgtcctcgcccGCGGTCACCGtgtcgaggagctcgaggagaTCCCCCTCGTCGTTGCCGATGCCGCCGAGAGCCtgaccaagaccaaggaGGCCATCGCCCTGCTCAAGTCGGTCAACGCCTACAACGACGTTGTTAAGGTGTCGAACTCGCGCAAGATCCGTGCTGGTGTTGGCAAGCTGCGCAACCGCCGCCACACGCAGCGCCGCGGTCCCCTTGTCATCTACAACAAGGACGCCGGTATCGTCAAGGCGTTCCGCAACGTGCCCGGTGTTGAGCTCTGCTCGGTTGAGCGCCTGAACCTGCTCCAGCTCGCCCCTGGTGGACACCTTGGCCGCTTTGTCATCTTCACGCAGTCCGCCTTCGGCCGCCTCGACGAGGTGTTCGCCGCCAAGACTGGTTTCACGCTGCCTAAGGCCAAGATTGCTAACACTGACGTCACGCGCATCATCAACTCGGACGAGATCCAGTCGGTGGTTCGTGCTAAGGGCCCCGCTAAGACCACTCGCCCCTTCACCCAGCGCAAGAACCCGCTCAAGAACCGTGCTGTTCTGTTCCGCCTTAACCCTTACGCCCAGGCTGCGATCCGATCCGAGATCCGCGCCCAGGCCGCCAAGAAGTCGGGATTCAAGAaggaggccaagcagcCCGTCGCTAAGGAGTTCCTCCAGCTTCTGCACGCCAACTAA
- a CDS encoding putative aconitate hydratase ACO1, whose product MLPLRALRSSSLRAAAKAPLARGYATTVAEEAAEISPSLFDKKVEMSVVEKGKGYYVNYKRIEDNLKVVRQRLNRPLSLAEKIVYGHLDNPHEQEISRGNSYLKLRPDRVACQDATAQMALLQFMSAGLPTVAVPTTVHCDHLIEAQVGGAKDLARAIEINKEVYDFLATATAKYGIGFWRPGSGIIHQIILENYAFPGGLMIGTDSHTPNAGGLGMIACGVGGADAVDVMADIPWELKAPKVIGVELKGKMSGWTTPKDVILKVAGELTVKGGTGAIIEYKGPGVESLSCTGMATICNMGAEIGATTSVFPYNERMGDYLRATNRSEIADLAKGFHRNLLPDTGAEYDSHLEINLDTLEPHINGPFTPDLATPLSKFAEEVKKNDWPEELKVSLIGSCTNSSYEDMSRSASIAEEAAAHGLKVKSKFTITPGSEQIRATIERDGQMEILEKAGGMVLANACGPCIGQWDRKDIKKGDKNSIITSYNRNFTGRNDANPATHAFVASPDLVTAMAFAGRLTFNPMTDSLKGADGKEFKFSAPTGKELPPRGYDPGNNTYQDPPKDGSSVQVAIDPKSDRLQRLEPFKPWNGKNPTDCPVLIKAQGKCTTDHISAGGPWLKYRGHLENISNNCLIGAINAANGKANEIQNVFTGEWGPVPATAIQYREAGKPWVVIGDENYGEGSSREHAALEPRFLGGCAVIARSFARIHQTNLRKQGMLAFEFADPADYDKVRPDDLVDILGVTELAPGSKVSLVCKHKDGSKDELPLTHTMNDNQISWFKHGSALNKMASQAKSA is encoded by the exons ATGCTTCCTCTCCGAGCATTGCGATCTTCCTCCCTCCGGGCGGCCGCCAAGGCTCCCCTCGCCCGCGGTTATGCCACCACCGTCGCCGAGGAGGCTGCCGAAatctctccctctctcttCGACAAGAAGGTCGAGATGTCCGTCGTCGAGAAGGGCAAGGGCTACTACGTCAACtacaagcgcatcgaggaCAACCTTAAGGTCGTTCGTCAGCG TCTCAACCGacctctctcgctcgccgagaaGATCGTCTATGGTCACTTGGACAACCCCCATGAGCAGGAGATCTCGCGTGGTAACTCGTACCTCAAGCTTCGCCCTGATCGTGTTGCTTGCCAGGATGCCACCGCCCAGATGGCTCTGCTCCAGTTCATGTCGGCTGGTCTCCCCACCGTCGCTGTCCCCACCACTGTTCACTGTGACCATCTTATCGAGGCTCAGGTCGGCGGTGCCAAGGACTTGGCCCGTGCTATCGAGATTAACAAGGAGGTCTACGACTTCcttgccactgccaccgccaagtATGGTATTGGCTTCTGGAGGCCCGGTTCCGGTATTATCCACCAGATCATCCTCGAGAACTACGCCTTCCCCGGTGGTCTCATGATTGGTACTGACTCGCACACCCCCAACGCTGGTGGTCTCGGCATGATCGCCTGTGGtgtcggtggtgctgaCGCTGTCGACGTCATGGCTGACATTCCCTGGGAGCTCAAGGCCCCCAAGGTTATCGgtgtcgagctcaagggCAAGATGTCGGGCTGGACAACTCCCAAGGATGTCATCCTCAAGGTGGCCGGTGAGCTTACCGTCAAGGGTGGTACCGGTGCCATCATCGAGTACAAGGGTCCCGGTGTCGAGTCGCTCTCGTGCACTGGTATGGCCACCATCTGCAACATGGGTGCCGAGATTGGTGCCACTACCTCCGTCTTCCCCTACAACGAGCGCATGGGCGACTACCTGCGGGCCACCAACCGATCCGAGATCGCCGACCTCGCCAAGGGCTTCCACCGCAACCTCCTCCCAGACACGGGCGCTGAGTACGACTCGCATCTCGAGATCAACCTCGACACTCTTGAGCCCCACATCAACGGTCCCTTCACCCCCGATCTTGCCACGCCTCTCTCCAAGTTTGCCGAGGaggtcaagaagaacgACTGGCCCGAGGAGCTCAAGGTCTCGCTCATCGGCTCGTGCACCAACTCGTCCTACGAGGACATGAGCCgatccgcctcgatcgccgaGGAGGCTGCCGCTCACGGCCTCAAGGTCAAGTCGAAGTTCACCATCACCCCCGGTTCCGAGCAGATCCGTGCCACGATCGAGCGTGACGGCCAGATGGAGATCCTCGAGAAGGCGGGCGGTATGGTTCTTGCCAACGCCTGTGGTCCTTGCATCGGTCAGTGGGACCGAAAGGACATCAAGAAGGGTGACAAGAACTCGATCATCACCTCGTACAACCGTAACTTTACCGGACGTAACGACGCTAACCCTGCCACACACGCTTTCGTCGCCTCGCCCGATCTCGTCACCGCCATGGCCTTTGCTGGTCGCCTCACCTTTAACCCCATGACCGACAGCCTCAAGGGCGCTGACGGCAAGGAGTTCAAGTTCTCGGCTCCCACCGGCAAGGagcttcctcctcgcgGCTACGACCCTGGCAACAACACCTACCAGGACCCTCCCAAGGACGGCTCGTCTGTCCAGGTCGCCATCGACCCTAAGTCGGATCGTCTACAGAGGCTCGAGCCCTTCAAGCCGTGGAACGGCAAGAACCCCACCGACTGCCCCGTTCTCATCAAGGCGCAGGGCAAGTGCACCACCGACCACATCTCAGCCGGTGGTCCATGGCTCAAGTACCGTGGTCACCTTGAGAACATCTCGAACAACTGTCTCATTGGTGCCATCAACGCCGCCAACGGTAAGGCCAACGAGATTCAGAACGTCTTCACCGGCGAGTGGGGCCCGGTCCCCGCCACTGCCATCCAGTACCGCGAGGCCGGTAAGCCTTGGGTTGTTATCGGTGACGAGAACTACGGTGAGGGTTCGTCGCGAGAGCACGCCGCTCTTGAGCCCCGTTTCCTCGGTGGTTGCGCCGTCATTGCCCGATCGTTCGCTCGTATCCACCAGACCAACCTTCGTAAGCAGGGTATGCTCGCCTTTGAGTTTGCCGACCCGGCTGACTATGACAAGGTCCGCCCCGATGACCTGGTTGACATCCTTGGCGTTACCGAGCTTGCCCCCGGCTCCAAGGTTTCACTCGTCTGCAAGCACAAGGACGGTTCCAAGGACGAGCTTCCGCTTACGCACACCATGAACGACAACCAGATTTCGTGGTTCAAGCACGGTTCGGCTCTCAACAAGATGGCTTCTCAGGCCAAGTCTGCTTAA